The Coccidioides posadasii str. Silveira chromosome 2, complete sequence genomic interval ACCCACTCGCCGCATTCTTATGTAGAAAAAGTGGCTTTGATATAGTCGCCGAGATAAAAGAAATCGTTTCTTTCAAAGCTCAAAGTGCTTTGAGGAACATATAACGTTCAAAGAGCTTTACAATCTCACAACAGCTTCAAGGGAAAGGagaatttttcttgttcacGTCACTATGGAAACTAGCAAAGTGTGACCATGTAGTAAGAATGTGGAGGTAAAACCCGAGGCGAGGTGAATGGAAAGGGCCGGTCGCGCCTTGTCCGCCGGGGAAACATGTGTCGAGGAGGAAACGAGCACTGCCTTTCATTCTTTCATTTGGGCTTCTTCCGCGTTTTTCATTACTCCTATTCGAGATAACTTCCCTTCGCCTTTCATAGCATAGGAAGAGAAACTGTTACGGCCAGCATCTCGACATGATGCGTGCAGCTGAACTCAATATCCACGCCGCATATCGCTGCCAATGCAGCATTCCCTTCTGAATCAATACCGAGGTTCTTGGGTATCAGGGTATATTAGGCAGGTTGCGTTGTTGGTTGACGATGTTCAAAGATCTGACTATGCCCATTCTCCCAGTGTCCAACTAGATCTATCGCCTCCAGATCTAGCCATGCTTGGCCCGTAGCCAGACCTTCGATCCATCGATGTGCTGATGTTATGGTCCCTGGAGGCACCTGCGAACCCATGCTGAAGGAACTTCTCGCGTTCAACTTCAACTAAGCCCTTGACTTTTAAACTGGATGCCAAGCTGGCACCCGCCCACGATCCCAGAGAATCTACTTGCCGAAGAACTCCATGAACATGTGGCGTAGAGTCTTTGCTATTTCGCTGGAATCTCTCGTCAATGAAGCTGGTATCTGGCGTCTGTTCCGATGCCTTGGTACGCACGTCGTTGCTGGGCCGATCGGAGCCTGCTTTTTCATTCACACCTCGCTCCCgactttctcctttttcaaACACTTTGCCTCGAGTTAGAGACCACTGGTGCTTCTCGATGACGGTATCCACATCTTCAATGATTCTTTGCCGCAATCCGGGGATGTTTGATCCGCCGCCAATAAACACAATTCTAGACATGCAAGTTCCCCGTACATCTGGGCACAGTGAACGTAGCGAATTGTAGACCAGCATGTCTAGTGGAGTGTCCTCATCGTCCCAATCTCGCCCAGTGGTTCCACCTGCAAACAAGGCTTGTTCTACCAATTCGGAAAATTTCAGGAATGGAACGTCTATATACGTCATCGTGTTTCCCACAGGTAATGGTAGGGATACTAACTCGGATAGACCAGGCGCGGCGTTGGGGCTGTCGTCGCCATCGTCCAGGGCGGACGTTTGGTGTGAGTCTTCAGCTCCTTCAGATTCTGGTCGCTGTCTAGTCGTGGTTCGAGTTCTGCACCAAGCTAGCCGGGTCATAATTTCTTCGCATAGATCAACGCTTACGTCTATGGTATCATCTTCCGTGGTTGTCAAGCCTTCTTCCTGGCGGACAACTTGGGTCAAGAATCGCCCCACCTGTTGCATTAAGAGTTTCATTGCACGAGTACTTCGTTTGGATTGAATTTCCCGATATTCATAAAGGGCCGTAACTGTCGTTTCTTCCCAACCAATGTCTACGACAAGAGCTGATCTGACACCCGCAGCCACAGCGGCCATAGCAGAAGATGGAAGCAAGGTGATAGCGGGATATCTCCAGCGGTGGAATATAGTGGATAACAGGGAGGAGAGTAAGACATGAGGCACGATTGACGGAAGAACAAGAACGAGTCGCGACGAACCAGCATCCGTGAGCAGATATTTGTTGTATAGTTCCCGAATGGCTCGTTCAAGCTTGTCTTCAAAAAGACCAACGTCAAGGCCACGAATATCCTTACGCCAGAGTTCATGGCTTTTTAGCCAGTTTTGGATACTGGTAGGCGCTATCTTTCCCTTTTGGCTATCTTGGTTTGGACTCCGTATCCATCCTCGATAATCACCAACCCGTCTGCCTTCCTCCGGGCCGAATCCTACCACACACACGGGAGTGCTGTTGCCTTCAAACCCGGCCCGCAGCCAACGAGTCCCAATTTCTATGATAACGGAATCTTCTTCATGTCGAAATGACGATCCCGGCGAGGGAGAACCGGTGTATGGTGAGTACATCTGACGGGATTGCTGTGGAGTGTGCGGGGATGCGGGAGCATGCGTTCGGGAAGATCGGAGACTTGTTCGTATATCAGTCGCAGATGACCGTCTATCAAAACTAGAGGATGACGAAGAAATGGTTGTCATGACGGTCAATTGAGAATTCCTTGTCTTCAAGGCCAAGTCATTCGTAGCTTCAAAATGGAGAACGCAACTCAAAATCGTAGCAACACCTACGGTGTCAAAAATGCAGGATCAGCTCCAGATTTATTTCAAGTAGTTCAGTTTATATAGTTTATTCATATGCACCATGGCTCTTGTGGATCATAGCTTATAAGACCTCTGCTGGACCATCACCAACTCGCTGTGAATCTATGTAAACAATGCttcagcagcaacagcacAGTCTGTTGTGAAGGAGCTACAATATGAGAGGTATCACTTACGCTTCTCAATGTCACGAATAGCTCTGCATCAATCTTCGCAAGTGCATGGAGCTTCGATCCCATCTTCACTGTTCCATGCTGTGATGTCGTCGCGCGTGAGAGAGGGTGTGCAAGGTGATGTCGCCAGGGGACAAACGCCTTGGCGGTGAAGAATGGCAGAATATGCCCCCAGCCAGCTGGCTGCAGCCTGCCTGATTACTGGTTGCATGCAGAACACACAATTCATCACAGGCCCAAATGGATTCCCAGTTACCATGTCACTGATAAGCATACATGGGTATTCCCGGGTAAGCACTCACCTGTTCCAGGTATCTATGTTCATAAGTGTTGTTCTAGGTACTAACATTGCTTTCAGCCTTCTACAGGAGCTCGGCCCTGGAGATCGAGTCTCCTTGGCTAAATTAGCTATCGACCATTTTCAACAGACCTCACGGCCGCTCCGCATTGCAATCGATGTATCAATCTGGCTGTTTCAGGCTCAAGCCGCTCAGGGGGGTTTAAATCCTGAGCTGCGAGCATTGTTTTACCGACTCGCAAGGTTGATATCATTACCAGTCCATCCGATCTTCGTGTTTGACGGCTCAGGACGCCCTGAATACAAGCGAGGGAAGTTGGTCATTAGAAATGGCAGGTCTGGTGCTTGGAATATCCGCTCATCGAAGCGACTCATTGAGCTCTTCGGGTTTCACCACCACGACGCGCCAGGGGAAGCAGAGGCAGAATGCGCAAAGTTACAAACAATGGGCATAGTTGATGCAGCAATGAGTAACGACATTGACACAGTTATGTTTGGATCTAAGATCACATTTATGAATTTCTCAAGAGCTTCTAAAGGCCCTAGTGCCGCTACGCATGTTAGTGTGTATCGTCGTGACGGGTCCGCGGCTAATGTCCCATTTGATGTCGGTGGTATGGCCTTGTTTGCGCTTCTAAGCGGAGGTGACTACTTACCGGCAGGTGTGCCGAGATGCGGGCCCAAATTGGCTGCCGAAATTGCGCGTGCCGGTTTTGGCACCGATTTGTTAGACATCATCACCTCCAACCCAAGGGATTTAACTACGCCCTTGAATGAATGGAGAAAAAGATTGGATTACGAACTTTCGACGAATGAAAGCGGGTATTTTAAGTCTAAGCACATGGCTGTTCGGATACCGGAAAGCTTTCCTGACCTGCAAGTGCTATTTGACTACATTCATCCACTGACTTCGTCGGAAAGAGACTTGGAGAAACTTCGAAACCTCCAATGGAACCGAGACTTTGACGTATCTGCACTTCGACAATTTGTTTCTGAAGAGCTTGGGTGGAAGAGCCTTGCCGGAGCGCATCGATTTGTCAGGAAACTGGCACCTGCGCTCATTTGCTACCACCTATACGCTCAACCACAGGATCCCCCTCGGGCCAAAGTATCCGGCAGAAAGGACAACACTACTATGGACGGCTTGGCAGAGATAAAACTGCAATTCGTTCCCGCTCAAGTTGTGGGCTTAAACTTAGAATTAGAATCGGAATCCTTGTCCCAAACAGAGAGTGCAGATGTGACTGTTGATATGGTTGAatctgatgatgaagacgacGGGATCGAGATGCTTCATTCTACCACACAACGAGTATTTTATGACCCAACAAAGGAACAAACGCTCTGGGTCTTTGAGGCTCTCGTCAAAGTAGGTATGCCAGACGCGATACAACAGTGGCAAGACGAGCAGGAGCGGAAAAAGCTGGCAGCTTCCAAGCCTCAAGTTTCTAAAAAGGGAGCTAGGGGTACAAAGAAAGTTGTGGATGCTGGAATGGCGCCAGGGGCGCTTCATCGATATGGCACCATTGTGAAGCCCCAGCTACGGACGTCTACAGCTCTTGGAAAATCTGGCAGGTCTACGATTGAAAGGCGGAATCAAACTGGCGAAGGCCGTCGTGACTCTATGAGCAATCATACACAGAGGACGATTGCAGACTGCACTGCCTTTGCTGTTCGAAGCACAAAAAGCGGAACGTCCTCATTCTCCAGGGAGCCGAAGCCTGCAAGGAAAGTTGATCACCCAACTTCCAGCGACATCGAAGCAGCTATGGCTCTCGGAGACAGTGACGAAGGTAGATTGCCGTGTTCCACAAACCCAAAGGACGATTCTAACCATTCTCACTCTCTCAGAGCCCTGGATTTACTAGAGACGGAGTTCCAATCTATTacaatctcttcttcatctgaCGAAGGCTCGTCTCGGGCTGAACGAAGAGGAAAGGCTAGCCCTGTAAAAGGCAGATCAAAAGCCTCGAAGTCAAGGGAAACACGCAACAAGTTGGGCCCGTCGAAATTCAACACGACCCATTTGTCTCCACAAGCCTCCGTATCGTCATCAGACACCTCATTGATCAAGGAAGCGCGTGCTACTCCAAAGCAGTCCGCACAGCCTATATTGAAGCCTCCATGTGAAGGGAAAAACCTGAAATCCCTGGACTCGTTACTGGTCGACGACTTCCAAGGACTATCCATTCAAGACGAGAATTCATTGCAGTCCACTGAAGCACCCAGCGAGCAAACGACACATATACACCTGCAAGATATAAACATTTGGAACGGCTTTTGGACGCACACACCCGGAGTTCGTTCTAAAGACACTTCGTTAGCAAACTACTGCGATAAAGCGCCAACCCAGTCCAAGTCAAGCAAACAAAAGAAGCATGCCGGGCGGATCAGCATCCTAGATCTAACTTGATCGAACTTGGTTGGCCTACTCCTGCCCTCCTTTTCTACCAATGCTCCGATGTCCATGTTACACTTATCACCAACACCGACGAGGGTCAGTATTGGCCTCGTCAAGCATGTCCGATAAAAATCGAAAATCATGGAGAATGATACGATTATTTCCcattttcttcctttttctttttttttttttttttttttttttttttgcgttCCAAAAAAGTCTGCTATACTTTATCAGCGCAGACCAATGTTAACTAATAAGCACCGACTAAAAAGGTTCCCAGCAAACCTCATAATAGCTATCAAGCATGGTGATTCTCCAGAGGCCCTTCTGGTATTGTAGGCGAAATCTTCGTGCTACAGAAGAATGGCATAAGCGCATTAAATACGTAATGATAAACAATGTTAATTCAAGGGGGATTATGATCATTTCTACGCAGGATGACTTCTGTCATGGTTCAATGTTATTGTGAACATAACGAGGAGTGTGGCCGGGTAACGACGGCGAGAAGATCGGTTATTTACTATACATGCAGAGGTATGCTAGGTATTCAGATCTAATAAAGCAGTCTCGTGTTCAAGGAGTATGCGAAGGacaaaaaaagggggaataTAAGGAAATGCATTTAATAGGGGTACTGTTGGAGGTAACAGGGTGAAAAATGGGCATCTTTAAAAGGTGTATCTTCGGTCTGAATGGGCGAGAGTGGAGGACGCTGGGCATCGATAGAAAGAAACAGGATGATTAGAAGGAGGAAAACATGCAGACAACGTAACAGCGTAATTAAATAGGACAACAccgaaagaaagaaaggaaaactGCCAAAGTGCAGTTCATGACCCGAAAACCTTCAAGAATCCCCACATTCCAACGCCGCTCAACACCGGAATAGTCAAATTATCGTCCCAACCGAACAAATCAATCAACTCGCTACCAGCAGCGACGATGCCCGTCCACAAACTCATCACCCCGAGGGCGAGTGGGCCGGACACCACAGCTTTATCCGTGATCCCCCGGGAGATTCCCACCCATTCAAGGGCACCTTTCACGTAGTCTGGGATAAGGTTCAATGTTCCAGTGAACATGAACGAATTCTCAGGATCGTTGGCAAAGGAGCCAACAGTGGGAACAAGGTAGCCCCAGAATGCTGTAGCAGTAACTATGCCGACAGCACAAGCGGCCAAAGTGCCTGCTAAGCTCTTTCCTCTGCGAATTCGAGGGGTGTAGCGACCGTAGAGACGCCCGAAGGTCGATGCTGCTGTATCGCACCAGCTCAGAAGCAGAACGCCCATAACGCCCACGTCTTTGGGGAAGAATCTCAAGACAATGAAGGCACCAAGGAGGTACCAAATGACGCCATTATAACCCGACACCTCAGTTTCGCGCATCAAGGCACCCAGGCAGCGAATATAGAGTTTATTAACTGTCTGGAAACGGTGCCTAAGGAAATCTGTGGCAGCAATGGGAATCAAGGCCGTGAGAAGCCATGGAGTGATCTCCAACGTCTGCACGCCACGGCGATAAAGATCGATCGTGATAAAGCCGATTGAGACATGGAGCAGCTTTCGTGGAATCTCATGGCGATGGATAAAATTTCTGTAGTGTCTATGGAGGGGGATCAGGCCGAGAGGTGACGGCGAGCGCGATAGATCACGGAAGGGTTCCTTGGCCGTTGAATATGGCGAGAGATGGCCATTAGGGGAGAGAAAGCCATTCGTCAAAGGTTTCAACTTTGAAGGGGATTCGTCGATTGATGTCAGGCCTGACAGGCGACGCCGAGTCTTGCCGGGCGACTTTGTAATCGGGCTCCGAGATCGGGTTCTGGCGCGCTTGTTGGTGCTCGAATCTGAGCCGGACTCGTTCTCCTGTCCTCTATCTTCTTCTGAGATTggtggaggagaggagagctGTCGCCTTGCTGAGGCAGAACGAGTAAGGGGCCCTCGATAGCCATCTTTCGATTCCGAGAGTTCCGAGGGGGTGGGAGAAGGGGATATCACGCGCGGTGTCGCGGGGATCTCATTTTGGAAAGGCATGACAGGGACAAGGGCGAGTGGTCGTAAGGACGATCTGGCTGTGCAGATGCAAGTTCAGAGAAGCTTCGGTTCAGACAGACAGTAGAGAGCGTTTGGAGGAGCTAAATAAAATGAAAGTCGGAGATGGCGGCggatttttttgttttttaagATTTTCTCAAGGGGCATGTCAACTGCGGCGAGGAAGGCACAGGCGCATGTTCGTCGATCGACGGCTTCGCGCAGGGCTCGAGGATGGAGGATGCGGTTCGAGGAGAGGCAGCGAAGAGGCAGGCTGGAGGAGAGGTGAGTCCCTGTGCTGCTAGCAGGCCATGTTTGCTGGTCTGAAGCCGAGAGATGAAATTATTCGCGGAGCACATGCTGGCCGGAAAAACAACAATTTTGGTAAATCTTCCGGTTCGTGGCTGTGCGGGTGGCGCTGCGCCAGCCAATTGAGGTGGGGAACTGAGGCGCTTGGGCGGAAAAGTAAATATTCCTGTCCAATCAAACCATCAGTTTCGTTACCGCTAGTAAGGCGGTTACGCCATTTCAAAAAATTCTCCGCTTAGTCAAAGGCGGTGTTTAGCGGCAGAACTGTGGGTCCCGTGATCAGCCCTGCCAAGCCTGCCGAATTGGGAAATTTTGTGAGCCAGCGCAAAAAGCGGCAGCGACGAGCCCAAGGGAGCCCGTAAACAAACCCTTCCCCCCCAGTTGCGGAAGGCACAGTTTCTGCAGCCCAGCAATGGCATCCAAAAAGAAGGAGCGAGGGCCTCCGCC includes:
- a CDS encoding uncharacterized protein (EggNog:ENOG410PHP7~COG:Z~BUSCO:5228at33183), producing MGSKLHALAKIDAELFVTLRSTRNSQLTVMTTISSSSSSFDRRSSATDIRTSLRSSRTHAPASPHTPQQSRQMYSPYTGSPSPGSSFRHEEDSVIIEIGTRWLRAGFEGNSTPVCVVGFGPEEGRRVGDYRGWIRSPNQDSQKGKIAPTSIQNWLKSHELWRKDIRGLDVGLFEDKLERAIRELYNKYLLTDAGSSRLVLVLPSIVPHVLLSSLLSTIFHRWRYPAITLLPSSAMAAVAAGVRSALVVDIGWEETTVTALYEYREIQSKRSTRAMKLLMQQVGRFLTQVVRQEEGLTTTEDDTIDVSVDLCEEIMTRLAWCRTRTTTRQRPESEGAEDSHQTSALDDGDDSPNAAPGLSELVSLPLPVGNTMTYIDVPFLKFSELVEQALFAGGTTGRDWDDEDTPLDMLVYNSLRSLCPDVRGTCMSRIVFIGGGSNIPGLRQRIIEDVDTVIEKHQWSLTRGKVFEKGESRERGVNEKAGSDRPSNDVRTKASEQTPDTSFIDERFQRNSKDSTPHVHGVLRQVDSLGSWAGASLASSLKVKGLVEVEREKFLQHGFAGASRDHNISTSMDRRSGYGPSMARSGGDRSSWTLGEWA
- a CDS encoding uncharacterized protein (EggNog:ENOG410PIZ0~COG:L), which codes for MGIPGLLQELGPGDRVSLAKLAIDHFQQTSRPLRIAIDVSIWLFQAQAAQGGLNPELRALFYRLARLISLPVHPIFVFDGSGRPEYKRGKLVIRNGRSGAWNIRSSKRLIELFGFHHHDAPGEAEAECAKLQTMGIVDAAMSNDIDTVMFGSKITFMNFSRASKGPSAATHVSVYRRDGSAANVPFDVGGMALFALLSGGDYLPAGVPRCGPKLAAEIARAGFGTDLLDIITSNPRDLTTPLNEWRKRLDYELSTNESGYFKSKHMAVRIPESFPDLQVLFDYIHPLTSSERDLEKLRNLQWNRDFDVSALRQFVSEELGWKSLAGAHRFVRKLAPALICYHLYAQPQDPPRAKVSGRKDNTTMDGLAEIKLQFVPAQVVGLNLELESESLSQTESADVTVDMVESDDEDDGIEMLHSTTQRVFYDPTKEQTLWVFEALVKVGMPDAIQQWQDEQERKKLAASKPQVSKKGARGTKKVVDAGMAPGALHRYGTIVKPQLRTSTALGKSGRSTIERRNQTGEGRRDSMSNHTQRTIADCTAFAVRSTKSGTSSFSREPKPARKVDHPTSSDIEAAMALGDSDEGRLPCSTNPKDDSNHSHSLRALDLLETEFQSITISSSSDEGSSRAERRGKASPVKGRSKASKSRETRNKLGPSKFNTTHLSPQASVSSSDTSLIKEARATPKQSAQPILKPPCEGKNLKSLDSLLVDDFQGLSIQDENSLQSTEAPSEQTTHIHLQDINIWNGFWTHTPGVRSKDTSFPANLIIAIKHGDSPEALLVL
- a CDS encoding uncharacterized protein (EggNog:ENOG410PFIS~COG:I~TransMembrane:5 (o181-202i223-242o248-269i281-302o381-399i)~BUSCO:9676at33183), which codes for MPFQNEIPATPRVISPSPTPSELSESKDGYRGPLTRSASARRQLSSPPPISEEDRGQENESGSDSSTNKRARTRSRSPITKSPGKTRRRLSGLTSIDESPSKLKPLTNGFLSPNGHLSPYSTAKEPFRDLSRSPSPLGLIPLHRHYRNFIHRHEIPRKLLHVSIGFITIDLYRRGVQTLEITPWLLTALIPIAATDFLRHRFQTVNKLYIRCLGALMRETEVSGYNGVIWYLLGAFIVLRFFPKDVGVMGVLLLSWCDTAASTFGRLYGRYTPRIRRGKSLAGTLAACAVGIVTATAFWGYLVPTVGSFANDPENSFMFTGTLNLIPDYVKGALEWVGISRGITDKAVVSGPLALGVMSLWTGIVAAGSELIDLFGWDDNLTIPVLSGVGMWGFLKVFGS